The genomic interval GCTCGGCGGTCTGGGGCACATGGCGGTCAAGCTCGCCGTGGCGCGCCGGGCTGAGGTCACCGTGTTCACGACGTCACCCGGCAAGATCGCCGATGCGCAGCGGCTGGGCGCGCGCGAAGCCGTTCTGTCGAGCGACGCCGAGGCGATGAAGCGGCTCGCCAATCGGTTCGATCTTCTGATCTCGACGGTGCCGCACGCCTACCCGATGCAGCCGTTCATGGACCTCCTCAAGCTCGACGCGACGCTCGTCAATGTCGGCGCTCTCAACGACCTCGAGGGCCCGAACGGCATGGCGCTGGCGTTCGGCCGCAAGAGCCTCGCGGGCTCGGTCATCGGCGGCATCGCCGAGACGCAGGAGGTGGTCGATTATTGCGCGGCGCGCAACATCAAAGCCGACATCGAGCTGATCCGGCCCGACCAGATCAACCAGGCCATGGATCGGGTCGTGAGCAAGGACATCCGCTACCGCTTCGTCATCGACTTCACGGCCGAGCGCCAGGGCTGATCGCGCCGGCCGGACGTCCGGCCCCCGTCGAGGACGGCCGGTCGGGACCATCCGGATTGCCACGACGATACCATCAGGGACAGACATGAAGACATTCGCCGCGACGGCCGTCACCCTCGCTCTTCTGGGCGCGATGCCGGCATTGGCAGAGAGCACCATCATTTCGCCGAACGGGTCACGGCCCAACGCGCCTGGAGCGGCCGACACTTTCACCGGATCCGTCGTGGTCGAGCCGCTCTATGCGCCCAACGACACCACGGGCAACAGCGGCGGCCACGTCACCTTTGCGCCGGGCGCGCGTTCGGCATGGCACACGCATCCGGCCGGCCAGGTGCTGATCGTGACGGACGGCACGGGCTGGGTGCAGGAAGACGGCGGCGAGCGCCGGGAGATCAAGCCGGGCGACGTCGTCTGGACCCCGCCCGGGGTCAAGCACTGGCACGGCGCCACGTCGACCACCGGGATGCGGCACATCGCCATCACCAACATGGTCGACGGCAGGAATGTCGACTGGATGGAGCACGTCACCGACGATCAGTACAACCCTCGCTAAGGCTTCGGCGAGGTGGAGGTCGTGCCGGGACCGTCGTCGCCGGCAGTCGGAGCGCGATCGTGCCCGGACGGCGCCGGTGTCGACTTATGAGAAACTCTCATAACGCCATGCTGTTCTTGCCGTCTACCGATCGAGCGCCGGAGCGTCTAGGTTTGCGGGCATGACGCCGCCTGTTGCAAGGCGTCTGCGGTATCCAGCCAAAATCGAGGAGCGCCAACCTGCGACCCGGCCTCCGGGGCAGGCATCGGCATGGATGCGCGGGATTTGCCGGCCTCCGCCGCTCTCGCCGTCCGATCAGGCGGCATCACAGGGCCCGTCCCTGGCCCTCGATGATGCCAGCAAAAGGAATGTATCGATGACATGGTCATTCGAAGACAAGGTTGCGCTGGTCACCGGGGCCGGCTCGGGCATGGGGCTGGCCACGGCGAAAGCCTTTGCGGCGGCCGGCGCTGCCGTTGCGCTTGCCGACATCGATGAAGCCGCGGCACACTCGGCCGCCGAGGATCTCGTCGCCGCCGGCCATCAGGCGATCGGCATCCGTTGCGACGTCGCCGACATGGATGCGGTGGCGGCGATGGTCAGGCAGACCGTTTCCACCTTCGGACGGCTGGACGCCGCGTTCAACAATGCCGGCGTGCAAAGCCCGGTTGCCGAGACCGCCGACGCCGACCCCAAAGACTATGAGTTCGTGATGGGGGTCAATCTGCGCGGTGTCTGGAACTGCATGAAATACGAGCTGCTCCAGATGCGCGAACAGGGCAGCGGCGCCATCGTCAACAACTCGTCGCTCGGCGGGCTCGTCGGCATCGCCGAACGGGGCATCTATCACGCCTCCAAGCACGGCGTGGTCGGGCTGACCAAGAGCGCCGGGCTCGAATATGCCGCCAGGGGCATCCGGATCAATGCGGTCTGCCCCGGCATCATCGAGACGCCGATGGTCACGGGAATGCTGAAGACCCAGCCGGAAGCGATGGCGGAGATGATGAAGGAGGTGCCGATCGGGCGCCTCGGCCGTCCCGAAGAGATCGCCGATGCGGTTCTCTGGCTGTGCAGCCCGGCTTCGAGCTTCGTGATCGGCCACGCCCTTCCGGTCGACGGCGGCTACACCGTCCGCTGAGGGCGAGAGCTGCAGGGGGAGAGCGCCTCGCCGTCTCGGACGGCGCGGTTCTGCCCCCGGATCGAATCTGTTGCCGGCCCGCCACGTCCGGATGAGGGCCGGGGACCCTTTCGATCCCGGGACGATGCCATAGATTTGGACCGGATACGGATCGAAAGGATCGGCATGAAACTGCTCGCAGCAACAACCGTCTGGGTCTCCCTGCTGGCCTGCGCGCATGGGCAGGGCATCAATGCAGGTCACAATCAGGCCGAGCCGACCAAGCCCTTCGTCGCACGCGAGGTCGCCAGCTTCGATACGCCCTGGGCGATCGCGTTCCTGCCGGACGGCCGCATGCTGGTCACGGAAAAGCCGGGAAGGATCTTCCTCGTGACGCAGAGCGGGCGCAAGACGCCGGTCGGCAACGTCCCCGCCGTCGCGGCGGTTTCTCAGAACGGGCTTCTGGACATCGCCGTCTCGCCGCATTTCCAAAGCGACCGGGGGATCTATTTCTCCTTCTCGGAGCCTGGGCCGGGCGGCAGCAGCCTGGCTCTCGCCCGAGCGACGCTGGCCGTATCGGAGACGGCGGCAACGCTGGAAGACAGGCAGGTCATCTGGCGACAGAGCCCCAAGGGAGGAGGCGGGCAGCCTGGCGGCGTGATCGCCTTCGATCCCGACGGTTCCCATCTTTTCCTGACGTCGGGGGATCGCATGCGGCCGCTCACGGCCCAGGATCCCGATCAGGCGTTGGGCAAGGTCCTCAGGCTCAATCCGGACGGGTCGACGCCGGCCGACAATCCGCACGCCGATGAGGGTGGGGTGCGCGCGCAGACCTGGACGATGGGGCATCGCAATCCCTATGGCCTGGCCTTCGCTCCGGATGGCAAGCTCTGGCTGCATGAAATGGGCCCGCGGGGCGGCGACGAGCTCAACCTGATCGAGCCAGGCGGCAACTATGGCTGGCCCCTCGTCTCGAACGGCGACAATTACGATGGGACCCCCATACCCCGGCACTCGACGAGGCCGGAGTTCGTGCCGCCTGTTCTCTACTGGAACCCGGTCATCGCTCCCGCCGGCCTCGCCTTCTACGACGGCCGGATGTTTCCGCAGTGGCGCGGATCGGCCTTGATCGGCGGCCTCGCGTCCATGGCCCTGGTTCGCGTCACGTTCGACGGCCGCGGTGGCGCAGCCGAGGCCGATCGTTGGGACATGGGCGCGCGCATTCGCGATGTCGCCGTTGCCCCCGATGGCGCGCTCTGGGTGATCGAAGACGACGACCCCGGCAGGCTGCTCCGCCTGACGCCAGGCAAAAGCTGAGGGCAGGGCCCTTGTGAAACCAAGCTCCCTCGCAACCGCAGGAAAGACGGCGATGTCATTGCCCTGGCTTCGGGCCATTGCTGACCTTTTCTCAGACTTAAACGCTGAATGCGCCAACTCGTAAGGTCGATCGCGGCCCGGCAAGCCGTGAAGGCCGACGGACCGCGCAAAAATCTCGGACTCCTCCCAACGAGGCCTTCCATGTCCGTCGATACTTCGACTGCAGACCCGGCCCGGGGGCTGTCGATCTCCGCCATCGTGCCGATTGTCTCCCTCGTCTTCGTGGTGTTCCTGGTGACTGGACTGGCGTTGCCGGCACTGCCGCTCCACGTCCGCAACGAACTGGGGCTCGGCACCTTCGTCGTCGGGCTTGTCGCCGGCTGTCAGTTCCTGGCCTCGTTGCTGTCGCGCATCTGGGCGGGTGTCTACTCGGACACCCGTGGCTCCAAACGAGCCGTCGCCGTCGGTTTGCTGATGGCGGCAGCATCGGGGCTGCTGTACTTCCTCTCGCTTGCCTTTGTCGACGCGCCCCTCGCTTCGGTTGCGATCCTGATGGCTGGTCGTGCACTGCTCGGGGGCGGCGAGAGCTTCGTCATCACGGGAGCGCAGAGCTGGGGTCTGGCGCTCGCAGGTCCGTCAAACGCCGGCAGAATCATTGCCTGGGCGGGCACGGCGATGTGGGCGGCTTTCGCCGCGGGCGCGCCTCTGGGAACCGTCCTCTTCGACGCCTATGGCTTCGCTTCCATAGCCGTGGCCACGACGCTCGTTCCCTTGGCGGCGTTGCTCGCCATCAGCAGGCTGCGGCCTGTTCCCGTCAGGCGGCGCCTTGCGGGCGGCATTGTCGAGACTGTGAGAGCTGTGGCTTTGCCGGGCCTGGGACTTGCCTTCAGCAGCGTCGGTCTCGGTGTCATGACCGCATTCGCTGTCCTGCTTTCGGTCGATCGCGGGTGGTCTCCGGCCTGGCTCGCCTTCACCGTGTTCTCTCTCGCCTTCATTGTCGCACGGCTCCTGCTCAGTCACCTCTCCGACCGTGTCGGCGGGGCCCGGGTTGCGACGGTGTTCGTCGTCGTGGAGGCGATCGGGCTGGCGGTGATCTGGATAGCACCTTGGCCGATCCTGGGCTTTGCAGGAGCAGCGGTGGCAGGGTTCGGCTATTCGCTGGTCTATCCCGGTCTGGGTCTCGAGGCCGTGCGGCGGGTGCCGTCTGAAAACCGTGGGCTTGCCATGGGTCTCTACACCGCCTTCCTCGACGTCGCCCTCGGTGTTCTCAGCCCGTCGCTGGGTCTGCTTGCCGGTGTTGCCGGCCTTGGCTCCGTCTTCCTCGCCAGCGCCTTGCTCGTCCTCTGCGGCGCTCCGATCGCCGCATGGCTTCTGCTCCACTCACCAACGCCTGGCACCGCAACTCCATAAGTCCTGCCATCCGGCGAAATCGTCGAGACGCGCAGACGCGTGCGTTGCAGCTTGATGGTCTCCGGCGATCAATCCTCGATATCGGATTTCAGCTTGTCGAGGATCGTGAGGGCGTGCGTGGCATAGCCGCTGATCCAGCGGTCGTGGATCCGCTTGATCGGCAAGGAGTTGAGATAGTTCCACCGCTCGCGCCCCTCGCGCCTGACAATAACGAGATCGGCCTCTTCCAGCACTTTCAGATGCTGCATCACGGTGCAGCGATCCATGTCCTCGAAGGCTTCGCAAAGCATGCCGGTCGTGCGTGCCTCGCCCTTGAGCAGGTCGAGCATGGCGCGGCGGCGAGGATGGGCCAGGGCCTTGAAAACCTGATCTTCGTTGTGCTCG from Labrys wisconsinensis carries:
- a CDS encoding (R)-mandelonitrile lyase; amino-acid sequence: MKTFAATAVTLALLGAMPALAESTIISPNGSRPNAPGAADTFTGSVVVEPLYAPNDTTGNSGGHVTFAPGARSAWHTHPAGQVLIVTDGTGWVQEDGGERREIKPGDVVWTPPGVKHWHGATSTTGMRHIAITNMVDGRNVDWMEHVTDDQYNPR
- a CDS encoding glucose 1-dehydrogenase, coding for MTWSFEDKVALVTGAGSGMGLATAKAFAAAGAAVALADIDEAAAHSAAEDLVAAGHQAIGIRCDVADMDAVAAMVRQTVSTFGRLDAAFNNAGVQSPVAETADADPKDYEFVMGVNLRGVWNCMKYELLQMREQGSGAIVNNSSLGGLVGIAERGIYHASKHGVVGLTKSAGLEYAARGIRINAVCPGIIETPMVTGMLKTQPEAMAEMMKEVPIGRLGRPEEIADAVLWLCSPASSFVIGHALPVDGGYTVR
- a CDS encoding PQQ-dependent sugar dehydrogenase, with product MKLLAATTVWVSLLACAHGQGINAGHNQAEPTKPFVAREVASFDTPWAIAFLPDGRMLVTEKPGRIFLVTQSGRKTPVGNVPAVAAVSQNGLLDIAVSPHFQSDRGIYFSFSEPGPGGSSLALARATLAVSETAATLEDRQVIWRQSPKGGGGQPGGVIAFDPDGSHLFLTSGDRMRPLTAQDPDQALGKVLRLNPDGSTPADNPHADEGGVRAQTWTMGHRNPYGLAFAPDGKLWLHEMGPRGGDELNLIEPGGNYGWPLVSNGDNYDGTPIPRHSTRPEFVPPVLYWNPVIAPAGLAFYDGRMFPQWRGSALIGGLASMALVRVTFDGRGGAAEADRWDMGARIRDVAVAPDGALWVIEDDDPGRLLRLTPGKS
- a CDS encoding arabinose transporter, yielding MSVDTSTADPARGLSISAIVPIVSLVFVVFLVTGLALPALPLHVRNELGLGTFVVGLVAGCQFLASLLSRIWAGVYSDTRGSKRAVAVGLLMAAASGLLYFLSLAFVDAPLASVAILMAGRALLGGGESFVITGAQSWGLALAGPSNAGRIIAWAGTAMWAAFAAGAPLGTVLFDAYGFASIAVATTLVPLAALLAISRLRPVPVRRRLAGGIVETVRAVALPGLGLAFSSVGLGVMTAFAVLLSVDRGWSPAWLAFTVFSLAFIVARLLLSHLSDRVGGARVATVFVVVEAIGLAVIWIAPWPILGFAGAAVAGFGYSLVYPGLGLEAVRRVPSENRGLAMGLYTAFLDVALGVLSPSLGLLAGVAGLGSVFLASALLVLCGAPIAAWLLLHSPTPGTATP
- a CDS encoding ArsR/SmtB family transcription factor, which codes for MSSEHNEDQVFKALAHPRRRAMLDLLKGEARTTGMLCEAFEDMDRCTVMQHLKVLEEADLVIVRREGRERWNYLNSLPIKRIHDRWISGYATHALTILDKLKSDIED